CAATGAGGgaacaaaataattatatgCTTTTTTCACTGCTAGCAAGGTCACAATATTTGTTTCCTCTTTCAATTCCATTAATTTATCGtcaaaataactttatttCTCTTCTTTATAAACTTCCACTAAGTCTATCCATTTGCcacttctttcttttcgtactttttttaatcttcACACATTAATTTTACTACTGAATTTAATAGTCATATTTTCCCGCCTTTTGCCAGTTAAATATGATGGCAATAATGAGcacacaaaaaaaaaatgtacAGTAATGATTAGAGGCTTAATAGCTTTTGAATATTCATGAAagtatttatcaaatttttttttaagttaATATGAGATCCTAAATTgtataataatttacttttaCTGAAGTATCAAAAAATGTCTAGTGGTGATAGAATGAATTCacattaatttaaaaaatagcAAAGCTAGTAATACTGGGAATGGAAAGggaataaaaaagaagagggAAGGGCTCATAAAttgtttgaaataaaaatatgaattaattCTGTCGAATTGTTATCGCCTATTCTCTGTTTTCttaaacaaatatattaaaaaacaaagaaaCTTACAAAAGTACTGTTAGCTTGATTGATTTTATATTCGATTTTGTTCTTTAATTATCAAAAGTGGTATTAAATAGAAGGTAATTTAAAACTGTTAATATGCTAATTCTATTTACTGAAATTCAGCctttttttccaataatataatgTTCAGTATGTATGCATTACGCACCGGCGGCAATTTAATTGTGCATGTATTGACTATATTATACCATGTGGGGCGGCAAATGAGTGCAGAAAGGAGGAATAGaatcattttgaatatttatgaCAGTTCATAACTTGTGCTAGAAAGGCTTCAATATGCCATATATCTTTACTTCCAAGCTTTAATGTATGAGCGTAGTGTGCAGCAgcattaataatgattggTTGAGCACTGGCAGAAACAATTGATAGTAGCTGTTTAGTTAATGTAACAAGAATCAAATCAGCTGGAATACAGCTACATAACAAGTCGTATAAAGGTTCTCTTACATCTAAAAGCGTTTTTGGATGAGGGTTTTTAACAATCTGAgtttagaaataaaaaaaatgttggTTAGAGGTTTTGGGATGGGAAATCaaataagaaataaattatatatattcaaatcttGGAGGTTTTTGTAGGAAACTTACGCTAGTGGCAATATCAATGCAAACCTTTTGCCATGGAAGCTTCAAAGCACTTGGAGGATTTGAAAAAGATTGTGTATGAGCAGtttctaatattagaaTTGCTCTTCTTAAATTACATTCAGATTCTGTAACTATTTGTTCGAGATAATTATTAGGTACTTGAAGATTTTcagaattagaaataaatctCAAAACTTGAAGAACCTCCTCAGGAGAAGGTAAAGGCACCCTAATACATAAACATCGGCTTCTTAAGGGTGGAATGATAGATGATAACTGTTCACaatgtaatattaatctaCTGTTATTTGAATACTTTTCCATAGTCCTTCTTAGCCCTGCTTGAGCCTTTAAAGATAAGACATCAGCCTCCAGTATTGTAAATACACGATAATTTGGGCCTTTAGAAAAGAATGAGTTGGCTCCCATTTGTGAACTTAGTTgcttaattaaatattgtgTAACTATGCCATCCTTCGTACCCAAATCTGGTGCACTAATCTGCATATGATGGGGGCTTTGGCATAAAACAAATTCACTATTTGTTCCTTCTGGTTTTATCATATCTGCTTTAAcctataaaaaaattactcTAGTAAATCGTActataaagaaaattattattattgctttACTTTCCTTCTCAATTCAACTCTCAGTtcaaacaataataatggaaatattgttaattaCAATTTCTCCCAACTTACCTTATCTACTGAATCTCCAAAAATTTCGTGCAGAACTGATGAAATTCTTACTTTTTTCCCTCCCCCTGAAGGGCCGTAAAAAAGCAAATGTGGAATATTAccatttgaatttgaagtaatcttttctaataaaCTATTTAGTTCTTTGTTGCACTTCAAATCCCTAAGATATCGTGGCTGGTATTTATCAATCCAAAGCATTtcacaattttttttcctcttctttctgaatatttattttatttctgtttatatatttcattGGTAAATTCCCATTCCTgtttttggcgccaaataCGCCTCACATTACGCTGGtacttattaatttcaagtcagacaatattatttggttGTAAGAGAGAAATAGATcaataaaaacaataattgatttaatatttaggATGGAACACATCTAAACAAAGTAAAACTAAgcattaaaagaaaaataaagaaataagaGGAGGTTTTGGTCTTCTCAAAGCTCCCACTTTTCCTCCTAATATCCTCtcattcattaaaaatattatttttatcaaataataaagccAACCTCCAATATAGATATATACAATAGTATTATAGTAATAACAATAACATGCAActtaatagtaatagtaattttgTTTATAGTGGCAgtcaataaaaatatattttatatacAGTTAATTTGGCGCTCATAAATtacatgcatgcatgcaatcTTGCCAAAATccaaaaaattttgaaatataattgttattggaattataaaatataatattaattaagaTTGCTGGTTAATCTTGCTATTTTTACAaacattttcatcattattgCTATAACTTTCAACATTTAAGtttttatttggattttcAGTTAAAGAAATCTCTTGGGTAAGAGTTTCTCCAGATGTATATTTGGTGATAAAAGGATGTTTGAGCATATCAGCAATAGTGATCCTGTTTTGAGGTAATTTTTGTAGTGCTGAATGAATGAATCCAACCAAAATTGGAGACCAGTGAGGTGAATATTCGGGCTGTTTGTTTTGAATCAAGTAGTACTGAACATTATGCCCCTGATTTGAAGGAAAAGGAGGTTCACCCTTAACTAGCTCATAGCATAAAACTCCCAAAGACCAAATGTCTACTTCTGGTCCGTACTCTTGCTTCCTAGTGATCTCTGGCGGGAGGTAATCGTAGGTCCCGCAAAATGTTCTCCTTCTACTCTtgttattgttaatatGTGAAGACCAACCAAAATCTGCAAGCTTGAGTTGGCCATCCACTCctatcaaaatattttcaggTTTTATATCTCTGTGAATAACATGTTTCCTATGACAACACTGAATAGCTTcaatcatcatcttcatatATCTTGCAGCTTGGTATTCCTTGAGTGGCCCATCTGTACACAACTTTTCGTAAAGCTCTCCACCTGGAGCTATCTCTATTACAAGCCAAATTCTGCTCTTATCTTCAAACCATGCGTAGAGTTGGAGGATATTTTCATGCTTTAAATGCGCCTGAATCTCAATTTCTCTTCTAACTTGAACTTCCATCCCGCTCTTTACGAGATTCTTCTTCCTAAGTACTTTTAAACCAACAATATACTTTGTTCTTCTTTCTCTTGCCAAATAAACTGACCCAAATTGGCCACTACCTAACTTTCTACCAATATCGAAATCTGAAATACTTAATTCTGGGCAGTGCAAAGGACATGCTAAAGCCAAATCTGAGATTGAATACATTCTTGGAGCTCGTAAATATGGTGAATTTCTTCTTATGACCCTGGTTGTTGTCATTCTCTTTTCACTTCCATTCATCTCCTCATTTATTGCCATTTTTGTATGCTCTGACATTTTCACAGTTCAATCtgttttaaatataattccTACCTGCTATTGAAATTCAACAATTAATTCTCTTCTTCCACCCAACATACAACACCACTTCAGTTTATTCTTCACCTATTTGTCTCACCACCCCCTTTCAGTATAGGGGAATTAAGAGAATTATAGCTTTTCTTCTACCCTCTTATATTTTCCTCCCACTCGgtattaattctttctttcttagTTTCTTTCTATATACCACTTTAATGAGAATATGGCACTCTTCTTTGTTCTACTTTATCTCAAATCTTTAACTCTGTAATTACTACAATTCTATATTTTCCCTTCGTTCctacttttttttccttattCTCCATTCAATTCACCCCACATAATATTCGAACTTATTTCCCGCCTAGTTTCTTATgcatttaatattatttgttaattttcACGTTTTTAATTGTAAAATGCAATAGTTACTCTacattcttttcttttagTAGCTCTCcataatttcttttcctATTAACATTTTTCTAAAACCTAAGCAATTTTTGTGGTTATCCTtgtttttatcatttttttttcatggCTTTGGTTCCTCAATTTTTGCTTTTCCCCCACCTCACATTTAAACTAGCTGCTTCAAGTTCTATTCTAATTTTGCATGTTTTACCGCCAAAAAGTTTAAAGttcattttatttagaAGTGGACTGGCGGTATAATGAAATCGTATTTATTTGAGATTGGGAGTAATAAAATTGAGGGGATGAGAATTCAGTTGAACTGAGATAAATatttgctttttttttctaaaattgaGTGTTGATTTACTTATTTTGCCCAAATAAGCAGGCCTCTTGTGTTaagaaaaaagatttaataaattggTCCATTGGGCTGTTTTATCATTAAGAAAGAATGCCAGAACTTTATGAACTTCCATCATATTCAGCATTGAAAGAATATGCAAACAAACAAAAATGCATACACCTGAGAGATCTCCTTAAAAATGAAGTCAGAAATTCGTGTTTAACTGTCAATTTTGGAGAGATTTTTATGGATTTTACAAGACAAAACTTAGATGAAGAAGGTTTCGAGcttttgattaaattaGCAGCAGAATCGAATTTGatggaaaaaattaagtTGCAGCTCAAAGGTGggattattaatagtacAGAAAAGAGAGCAGTCTTACACACTGCTCTACGTtcaaaaagtaatattcCTATTACTCTTTCCTCCGGTCAGAACGTACTAAATGATGTAAATGAGGTAAATAGACGAATTTTCAAGTTTGCAAATGCTATAAGAAAAGGTGAGCTTCTTGGCTCCACAGGAAAAATACTGAAAGACGTTATCTGTATTGGAATTGGAGGTAGTTACCTTGGACCTGAGTTTGTCTATGAGGCATTAAGAACAACTCAGGAAGGCTTTGAAGCTTCCATGGGAAGAAGACTACGCTTTTTAGCTAATGTTGATCCTATAGACATTAGAAGAGCTACTGAAGGATTACATCCTGAAACTACTCttgttattattgttaGCAAAACTTTCACAACAGCTGAAACCATTCTTAATGCAAAAACTATTAAAGAATGGCTACACAAAGCTCTTAAAAGTGAAACTGCAGTAAGTAAGCATCTTGCTGCGGTTAGTACTAATATTAAGGCTACCTCCGATTTTGGAATTCCTGTTGACCACGTATTTGGATTTTGGGATTGGGTTGGTGGTAGGTTTTCTGTCTGCAGTGCAGTTGGTCTTGTTCCGCTTTCAATCcattttggcgccaacCTCGTGCAGGAATTTTTGGATGGCTGTTGGGACATGGACCAACATTATGAAACTGCTCCAGTTAGTAAGAATTTACCAGTCTTATTGGGTCTTCTTAGTGTCTATAATTCGACATTTATGGATAAGAGTTGTGTTGCAGTTCTCCCATATTGTCAGGCACTATGCAAATTCCCTGCACATGTACAACAATTACTTATGGAGAGTAATGGAAAGAGTTCAAGTATTGATGGAAATATGCTTCATGATAAGATTAAGACTGGCGCCATATTCTTTGGCGAGCCAGGCACTAATGCTCAACACAGTTTTTATCAGCTTTTGCATCAAGGCAGAAATACAACAAATTGCGAGTTTATTGGATTTGCAAAATCTCAATGCGACTCTCAGATCTTAGGTGATCCAATTTCTAATCATGATGAGCTAATGTGTAATTTCTTTGCTCAGCCTGATGCATTGGCAATTGGTAAAACTCAGAGAGAGTTGAATCTAGAGGATTGTCCGGAAAATCTGATTCCTCATAAGTTATTCCAAGGAAATAGATCTTCTATTTCTCTCTTATTACCAATCTGTAGTGCATATTATATTGGCCAACTTCTTGCACTGTATGAACACAGAACTGCAGTGGAGGGATTTATTCTAAATATTAACAGCTTTGATCAATATGGGGTGGAACTTGGTAAGGTTCTTGCTAAAGATATAAGAAACATTATTTCACTAAAAAAGACCAATTCATCTCctgaaattattcaaaataaggAGGATAAGATTCCTGGGCCTACCAGGAGATTAATTGACTTATATTTGAGGGTTTCAAAGAGCCTGACGAAttgaatattgaataatacAACCAGAATAATAAGTTGTACCTCAATTCGTTAAAGTTGTATATTTCCCCAAGAACTTATCGTTTATATAGAGTCTTATATAAGAGATCAACTAGGCTTTTAGTAAGGCTAAAGTTTTTGAAAATCttataaattaactttAGATAATTTGAGGAAGAAAGGGTTCAAGTACTTATTATCGTCTATACTAAATTCTAGTTACTTTTAATGTCTTAAGCTTAGGAATTATAAGTTAATCCTTGATTATTTCCAAGTCatgattaatataataataaaagtctTCTCTAGCTTTATTTTGAGCAATTGCTAATTTGTACTTATTGGATTTGAGAATACTCATTACGTCTTTAAGGTACTCACCACTTAGACTTTTTGGTTTCTTGATTAAATCAGTAGTAATTAATCCATGGGCTGGAGAAACCACAGTAGGTTCTATTAACTTCCAAAAATGTTTGGGTTTAACagaataattatatttaccatcaatttccaaattatttatatgaCGGGTTATTCTTAGCAAACTTTTATTCAATCTAGAAAGTGCCTGGCTTTTCCTTATATACATTGCCTTTGAAAAGAATCCTTTAGACTTGTTTTCCGTTTTCAGGTTATTATAAGCCTGCAAATATGAAGAAAGAATAAGAGGATAAAATGAATAGTATGTCCATCTGATGTTTGTTGGAAATTCcttatataataatgatttgaTGATAGTTACACTAGCAATGATACTTGCAGAAGCAATACTTCTTTCTTGGTTAAGTTTAAGTATCTTATGTTTCTTAATTCCTGTAGAAATTAAtgtattctttttttgccTTTTAGATAATTCAAGAGAATATTCAGCAAATTTGATTCCGCTTTTAATAATACGGTGATATTTAGCCTTATCATTATCAAAGTTACGGATTGTGTTATTGAAAGTAATATCTTCAATACTAAAATGTCTCATCATTCTCGTATCAAACTTGACAAAAGAGTCTTCTTCTGCTTCATAAGATTTTTTCTTGTTAGGATAATCTTCAACCGATGGGAAGTCAGAAAGTAAGGTCTCTCTATTTTGGTCTTCAAAATTACCGTTTAAGCTTTTATCATGTTCAATTCCTGACAATATATTTTCCATAATTTGGTTATCAGCTTCCAAATCAACTCCAAATGAAATACCACCTTCAccatattcattatttttcaattcatAAGATctaaaaaaatcaaaaattgaatattttcaagtttttAGTAATTAGAAATTTTAAGTCTCAATTTCAGGCGCCATGTAACTCTACAATTTGCAGTTGATTTATTTCATGCATATACATGCAAATTCAAATGCAAAATATAACAAAAATTTCCGGTATGGTTAACTATTTTATATTGAGTGTTTCAAATTTGActtttgaaattgagattcaataaaatatataagcTTACCtgacaaaaaaattatgaaGTCCATTTTGAAGAGAGTTCttggaagaaaataaggaaataaagaaaaaaagagtattgataatatttctcGAGGCTGTCATTTTTGCTTGAGGGATAACAATAGAGTTTAGACGAAAAATAcgtaattttaaaatttaattggttttttttttattgttGTTAATGTTGatctaattcttttttttcttcttcttgaaTTAGTTTACCATTACCTGTTGTTCTTTTCTATTACTTATTAAAATTTCCtctagaaataataattctttcttattGTGGAAATATTcttatatattcaaaaatatttgtttttccCACCTTTactaatataatattattttaaaatgatattttttttagattaAATCCTAATTACTTGGGTAGATCCCGCCAAACATGcaaaattttcaagattattaactttttaaaatatggGGGGCAGATCgtgaattttaattaatataaatagtGAGCGGGCGTACAGGATACTGACAGAATGACATAAACAGcaagaaataaaagagCTAACAGAAGAATAGTATTTAAGTAAGCAAAGATCTAGTCTTACTGTTTGTTTGCTTTTTCTTTCACTCTTTTACCcactttattaattatttaattgcAACATTTGCATTAAGCTATTTAAAAAACTAATTCATCCCGCCACATAATGCCGCCGCATGTTGCCGCCTAATTCGGTACCTCACTATTATATGGAAAAAACCAACTTTACAATAAGCTGTGTCTTGTGATTAAAGgatatttaataaacaGCAATGCCCACGTTAAAATAGAATATagtattaattaataataagggcttgaaaaaaaatataagttaattaattgtaaatatatatgtattcatataatttatttttatatatgaATTAAAACAGAGTAAAAGGTTTAATATTGCCAAGGgaagaaggaaaaaaaaaaaaagaaagagaacgtgagattattattttatttattcaaataaatatatcaCGGTTGCCTTGAGAAGGAAGTGGGCTTTAACTATTGTAGTATTAGTTACCACTGTAAAAGATTACGTAAATCTctcaaaattcttttttgaattgGTCTTATATTTCCACTTAAATCAATTGAATGGAAAAATACTAAATCACAATTAGAGTAAATACtgaaattcattaatatatgtaaatatatataaatatatatatttatatatattaaatgtaAATTTATCTgtacaaatatttatagtAATAATCGTATTTAAGCATAAACatagataataataatattaataataaacatcTATATTTTGTTATAACAGAGGTAATACAAGATAAAGATGGTTCACGAATATATTGGAAGCAAAATTACAATAATTTCTCGTAATGATAAAAGATATGAAGGTGTCTTGCACTCTATAGATGTTGACAAGTCCACTATCACTTTAAAAGATGTTAGATACTTTGAGAATGGTCCAAATGGTGCTCCTGGGCCTGCATCATCAACCGTTTTTGAGATGATTGTTTTTAGAGGAAGTGACATTACAGATCTTGCAGTTTGTCAGCCGGCAGCGGCAACAAACAATAATGGACTTCCAAATGATCCTGCGATATTATCAGTTAATGGAGGATCAGGGACTACTTCAGCTCAGAGCCAAGGTCAGAGTCATGTCGCTGATACTAGCAGTGTTAATCAGCAAAAACCACTTGAAACTAGTTCAAGTAACTCTAGACGTTCCCCTAAAATGAGCTATAGCAATGCTGTATCCGGAGGAAAACCCTCAGGCACTAATCAAGGGAGCTCATCAATCTCGAACGGACGCAAAGATCATTCCAGGAATAGACAAAGAGGTGGTGGATATTCAGGAAAATCTTATAAAGGTAGCGGAGGAAGCTCTCATTATAACAATGGTGGAGGTAGTCAAAGGTCTTTCATTGTTGGAGAACTAAAGCCTAGAATTAATCAGGCTCTCAAAGCAGAACTTGATActgaatttgatttttccgaacaaaataagaaattcGAGAAAACGCTCAATGAAGGACTTGCTTCTGCTCAAACGGAACAGGGAGTTAAATTAGAAGGTACCATTTCAGATACCGGTAACAAATCTGGAGCTATGAATACAGGTCTAGGTATTAGTGGAAATTCTAATGCAAGTAATGATACTACTGATGATGACCCATCCAAAAAACTAACGGTTGGAGGATACAACAAAGTTTCTGGATTCTTTGATAGCATTTCCTGTGAAACTTTAGATCCTGAGCGCTCAAAAAAACCTCAAGGTTCATCTGATCCCCAAGCTAAAGCCCTCAGagaaaaacaaaaacaaaTAGACAAGGAAACCTTTGGAACGTCAGCTGTAAAACCTCGTACTGGGTCCTATAACAGAGGTTCTCATCATAGAAGAGGTGGAGGAAGTCATAGAGGTGGATATCATGGAAATAACAGATTCAATAAAAGAGAGgcataattttttttattcgGCCCACCAAAACTTAACCGCAGTGAATGCATGCACGTAATTCTCATTATGTCATTTTGTATGTTACGTGGCAGGCGGGaacatatatttattaaatattttttactTTAAGTAGATATTGGGGGAATTAATTTGAAGTATTTGGGAGCCTTTTTATTGCTAAAGGTTCACTAATGTttatttttcctttttcttTGTTGATTATGATTCACTAGATCACATCTAATCCTTCTATCTCCTTTTTTACTCTTgtttttctattttaatattatcatattCCACCTTTTTTCCCTCGCCCTCCCCAGTTGCATCTCTCTTGCCTTGGTAAATCCTAAAGGGTCTGACACCATCGGGAAGATGGAAATATACTCCTTTGTCATGCATTCAAATTAAGATCCACTCCCTCCCCCATCACTACACACTTTTTTACTATGTAaagtttaattttttaGGGCTTTAgtaatcaaattaaatatttttttaaatttacgCCCAAAAGGCGGGAACATGCAGGATATTAAATTAGTTTGTtacttatttaaattatattaataataaatacgTGTAAGGTACCggtaataatatatataaatcgtattaatattgtggttaaatttcaaatattagaGAAATAAGTACGAAGCTTTGCAAAAATTGGTAAAACCTCCctatataaatatatttatatattgaGGGGAGTttcagaattaaataaagagGAAAAAGGTGATAATAAGGAAGACTATTTCGGAGATTAATCTCCATTGGGTAAAGTGAACGGAATTAAAAGGTAATAGTTAAATTCTGCGCTTCATCACTTAAAGAATCTAATTTGGAATaggaataataaattccTATAAGGTTCAAGcaaagaataaataaacaGGAAAAGTGGTATcataattattaagaatCTTAAATACTAAATTGTGAGGAGTGGTTTTGACACAGTTTTCAGAGTAGATAATTACTGTCTTTAAATTCATGGCAAATCAAAGATGCTCTGCGTTTTATTCGTGCTAAGATTAGTATTGTTAATAGTAATACCAGTAATTGCAGGAAAAGATTACTATAAGATTTTAGGGGTTCCAAGAAATGCAAATGAGAACCAAATAAAACGAGCATACAGAAAGTTAAGCTTAAAATACCATCCAGACAAAAATCCTGGCTCTAAAGAGAAATTCATGGAAGTTGCAAATGCATATGAGGTTTTAGTCAATCCTGAAACAAGACGTAAATACGATGCTTTTGGAGAAGAGGGATTAAAGTCTGAAGGATTTGGTGGAGGAGGAGATGGAGGATTTGATTTTGGTGGATTTGGTGGATTTGGAGGCTTTGGGGACTTCGGAGGTTTCAAGTTTAGTGCAGGAGGCAATACTTTCCATTTTGGAGGGGGAGGACCATTTGGTTTTGGAGGAGGTGGTGGAGGTAGGCGTCAGGGAAGTAATTCAAGATCTCATTTTGAATCTCAAGGAAGCTCCTATAACAACTTGTATTCGGACTCAAAACATGTTACTGAACTTTCAACAATGTCAGCTGGTGAAATCAAGGATAAGATCAAATCCAGAGAATGGATTATGATTGTTAACTTCTATAGGCCTGGATGTGGACCCTGTAAGCAGCTAGTACAAGCCTATGGAAATATAGCAAAACTAATGTCCCAGTATGATGTAGAATTTGGAGCAGTTAATTGCGATACCCATTTTCAACTTTGTCAATCCTATAATATTGAGAAGTACCCTCACCTATCCATGTTTATTAAAGGTAAAAATAGCCAAATAGTCTTTAATCCAAGTCCTGGATCTAAGAATCCATATAGTGAATCAAATATAGGCAAATGGATAACAGAAAAAATGCCAGATCACTCTATGCGTCTCAATTCTTATAACCAAGCGATTCAATGGCTTAGACTTGGGAAGCATATTCCAAAAGCAGTTTTGTTCACAAACAAAGACTCTTCCTCTCCTTTACTCAAAAAGATTGCAAAAGATTTCCAGAATAGACTAAACCTAGCAATTGTCTCGATTAATAATGACTGGCTGAAAAAGATATTCTTTGCATCACCCCACATGGAAGCTTCAAAACCCGCAAATCCCCCTTATATTCTCTCAGtagatgaaattaatgaatctGGAAATAAAGTTGGAGGAAAAGCCACAGAATCATCATCAATAACTGCCTCTGGAGAATGGATTTCTCTTAATACAATTTCTCATGATGTCATTACTTTAACATTGAGTCGTATTGTTGGCTCATTTAGAGCAAGGAAACAGCATGACATTAACGAGGCCTTGAAGAGCAAAGTTCAGGAACTTACTTTTGAATTGGTTACTTCCAAAGGGTTCTGCTCCGAGACTGATTCAAGATTTTGtgttattttaattatggAAAAGAATGACTTTAGAATGGATAAGCGTTTTGAAGACCTTTCTTTCAAGTATAGAAACGACCCAATAAACTTCTTCTGGATCTCAGCCTTTAGAAATGGCAAAAATAGCCACTTCTTAGATACTTTCAAATGTCATTCTGAGTTTTCACCGTCTTCAAAAACATGTATTGCCATTTATAGAGCTAAGAGAAGGAAATTTCAAACATTTGATAACCTTGAGCAGCTTCCAAAGTTTATTGATGGACTCCTGGATGGATCCCACTCTCTATCATCTAACATCCCTAGATCCACTCCGATCCCTGTTCCAGCAGAGTCAGAGCCAACAGCCTCTTACCAAAACGATGAAGAAGATCACGAATATAGTGACTCTGAAGACTCTGACTATGGACAGGAAAGCTCCAGGGATGAACTTTAATATCCCATAACTTTTCCATGCTTGGCATTACAAATTAATAGCACCCACACTCACTATACTATTGATTCCTGGTTCCACTACTCACTGGAACCAACTTAATGAATACATTTAAGATAAAGATTAAGTTATAGAGGTATCTTCAACTTCGCCTTCAATACAATATgcatatatttattaatattttcatttttttttttaagtttttGTCCAAACTCAAATTTTGTTTGCTGAAATACTGTTTTTATTATGCATGCACTCCCGCCAACTACATGCAAATTTGCACAGTAAGCTATAAATTATGGCATCTAACCTTTACCAATTGAATTTGGAGGTAAAATGCAAGCCGCTATTCTTTT
The Cryptosporidium parvum Iowa II chromosome 2, whole genome shotgun sequence genome window above contains:
- a CDS encoding replication factor C subunit 5 encodes the protein MLWIDKYQPRYLRDLKCNKELNSLLEKITSNSNGNIPHLLFYGPSGGGKKVRISSVLHEIFGDSVDKVKADMIKPEGTNSEFVLCQSPHHMQISAPDLGTKDGIVTQYLIKQLSSQMGANSFFSKGPNYRVFTILEADVLSLKAQAGLRRTMEKYSNNSRLILHCEQLSSIIPPLRSRCLCIRVPLPSPEEVLQVLRFISNSENLQVPNNYLEQIVTESECNLRRAILILETAHTQSFSNPPSALKLPWQKVCIDIATSIVKNPHPKTLLDVREPLYDLLCSCIPADLILVTLTKQLLSIVSASAQPIIINAAAHYAHTLKLGSKDIWHIEAFLAQVMNCHKYSK
- a CDS encoding glucose-6-phosphate isomerase, cytosolic (GPI) (phosphoglucose isomerase) (PGI) (phosphohexose isomerase) (PHI), with amino-acid sequence MPELYELPSYSALKEYANKQKCIHLRDLLKNEVRNSCLTVNFGEIFMDFTRQNLDEEGFELLIKLAAESNLMEKIKLQLKGGIINSTEKRAVLHTALRSKSNIPITLSSGQNVLNDVNEVNRRIFKFANAIRKGELLGSTGKILKDVICIGIGGSYLGPEFVYEALRTTQEGFEASMGRRLRFLANVDPIDIRRATEGLHPETTLVIIVSKTFTTAETILNAKTIKEWLHKALKSETAVSKHLAAVSTNIKATSDFGIPVDHVFGFWDWVGGRFSVCSAVGLVPLSIHFGANLVQEFLDGCWDMDQHYETAPVSKNLPVLLGLLSVYNSTFMDKSCVAVLPYCQALCKFPAHVQQLLMESNGKSSSIDGNMLHDKIKTGAIFFGEPGTNAQHSFYQLLHQGRNTTNCEFIGFAKSQCDSQILGDPISNHDELMCNFFAQPDALAIGKTQRELNLEDCPENLIPHKLFQGNRSSISLLLPICSAYYIGQLLALYEHRTAVEGFILNINSFDQYGVELGKVLAKDIRNIISLKKTNSSPEIIQNKEDKIPGPTRRLIDLYLRVSKSLTN
- a CDS encoding protein kinase; amino-acid sequence: MSEHTKMAINEEMNGSEKRMTTTRVIRRNSPYLRAPRMYSISDLALACPLHCPELSISDFDIGRKLGSGQFGSVYLARERRTKYIVGLKVLRKKNLVKSGMEVQVRREIEIQAHLKHENILQLYAWFEDKSRIWLVIEIAPGGELYEKLCTDGPLKEYQAARYMKMMIEAIQCCHRKHVIHRDIKPENILIGVDGQLKLADFGWSSHINNNKSRRRTFCGTYDYLPPEITRKQEYGPEVDIWSLGVLCYELVKGEPPFPSNQGHNVQYYLIQNKQPEYSPHWSPILVGFIHSALQKLPQNRITIADMLKHPFITKYTSGETLTQEISLTENPNKNLNVESYSNNDENVCKNSKINQQS
- a CDS encoding Sc6p-like, SM domain, with translation MVHEYIGSKITIISRNDKRYEGVLHSIDVDKSTITLKDVRYFENGPNGAPGPASSTVFEMIVFRGSDITDLAVCQPAAATNNNGLPNDPAILSVNGGSGTTSAQSQGQSHVADTSSVNQQKPLETSSSNSRRSPKMSYSNAVSGGKPSGTNQGSSSISNGRKDHSRNRQRGGGYSGKSYKGSGGSSHYNNGGGSQRSFIVGELKPRINQALKAELDTEFDFSEQNKKFEKTLNEGLASAQTEQGVKLEGTISDTGNKSGAMNTGLGISGNSNASNDTTDDDPSKKLTVGGYNKVSGFFDSISCETLDPERSKKPQGSSDPQAKALREKQKQIDKETFGTSAVKPRTGSYNRGSHHRRGGGSHRGGYHGNNRFNKREA
- a CDS encoding heat shock protein DnaJ Pfj2, with amino-acid sequence MLCVLFVLRLVLLIVIPVIAGKDYYKILGVPRNANENQIKRAYRKLSLKYHPDKNPGSKEKFMEVANAYEVLVNPETRRKYDAFGEEGLKSEGFGGGGDGGFDFGGFGGFGGFGDFGGFKFSAGGNTFHFGGGGPFGFGGGGGGRRQGSNSRSHFESQGSSYNNLYSDSKHVTELSTMSAGEIKDKIKSREWIMIVNFYRPGCGPCKQLVQAYGNIAKLMSQYDVEFGAVNCDTHFQLCQSYNIEKYPHLSMFIKGKNSQIVFNPSPGSKNPYSESNIGKWITEKMPDHSMRLNSYNQAIQWLRLGKHIPKAVLFTNKDSSSPLLKKIAKDFQNRLNLAIVSINNDWLKKIFFASPHMEASKPANPPYILSVDEINESGNKVGGKATESSSITASGEWISLNTISHDVITLTLSRIVGSFRARKQHDINEALKSKVQELTFELVTSKGFCSETDSRFCVILIMEKNDFRMDKRFEDLSFKYRNDPINFFWISAFRNGKNSHFLDTFKCHSEFSPSSKTCIAIYRAKRRKFQTFDNLEQLPKFIDGLLDGSHSLSSNIPRSTPIPVPAESEPTASYQNDEEDHEYSDSEDSDYGQESSRDEL